From a single Nicotiana tomentosiformis chromosome 2, ASM39032v3, whole genome shotgun sequence genomic region:
- the LOC138905484 gene encoding uncharacterized protein, whose product MAKISKTVPQKEAASSSRPAGDKTVVEPRLEELVPGGCVIDSDFKVDKPSSVAGLGKDAIMRPPSGDENILPPISKSEKAFKRKRASDSEGQKPKKRLAQKPKVNIIPLTMESVLSLRDEEEEEEEEEEEEEEEEEEKMIPGC is encoded by the exons ATGGCCAAGATATCTAAAACTGTTCCTCAGAAAGaggctgcttcctcatctcgACCGGCCGGTGATAAAACAGTAGTGGAGCCACGCCTTGAAGAACTTGTTCCCGGGGGATGTGTTATTGATTCTGATTTTAAAGTTGACAAACCCTCTTCGGTTGCCG GTCTTGGAAAAGATGCGATTATGAGACCCCCATCAGGTGATGAAAATATTCTACCGCCTATCTCAAAATCGGAGAAGGCgtttaagagaaaaagggcctcagACTCCGAGGGTCAGAAACCCAAAAAGAGATTGGCTCAAAAACCCAAGGTGAACATAATCCCTTTGACTATGGAGTCGGTCCtgagtctaagggatgaagaagaagaagaagaagaagaagaagaagaagaagaagaagaagaagaagaaaaaatgattCCGGGTTGTTGA